ATTCATCACCGATAACACCACTTCGCGCGATTTTTCGGGCGACAGGGGTGTGGTGGTCACCGGCACTACTTTGCCGTGCAATTTAACCGAGGGCGGCACGCCGGCAGTAATAAACAAATCCGAGGCGCCTTTTTCAACCATCAGCGTCAGAAGCCGATCAAAATCCATGCTATGTGCCCCTTAGAAGTTTTCCGGAATTTTGGCTTTTTCGCGCGCCACATCGCGCGCAATCACCCGTCGGGCCACCAGGTCGGCCAGGCACTGATCCATAGTCTGCATGCCTACCGAAGCACCGGTCTGAATGGCCGAGTACATCTGCGCCACTTTATCTTCACGGATCAGGTTACGGATCGCCGGCGTACCGCGCATGATTTCGTGCGCCGCCACCCGACCACCGCCGTTTTTCTTCATCAGGGTCTGTGAAATCACCGCCTGCAATGATTCCGACAACATGGAACGCACCATGGCTTTTTCTGCGGCCGGGAATACGTCGATAATACGGTCGATGGTTTTCGCCGCCGACTGGGTGTGCAGGGTGCCGAACACCAGGTGACCGGTTTCGGCCGCTTCCAGCGCCAGCTTGATGGTTTCCAGATCGCGCATCTCACCCACCAGAATAATGTCTGGGTCTTCCCGCAATGCCGAACGCAAGGCGGCGGAGAAGCCGTGGGTATCGCGATGCACTTCCCGCTGGTTAATCAGGCATTTTTTTGATTCGTGCACGAATTCGATCGGGTCCTCAATGGTGAGGATGTGCTGGTATTTGTTGTCGTTAATGTAATCCACCATGGCCGCCAGCGTCGTGGACTTACCCGAACCCGTGGGCCCGGTCACCAGACAAATGCCGCGCGGGGTATTACAGATATCGCGGAACACCTGACCCATGCCCAGCTCTTCCATGGTCAGAACTTTTGAGGGAATGGTCCGGAATACCGCACCGGCTCCGCGGTTCTGGTTAAAGGCGTTAACCCGGAAGCGCGCCACACCCGGCACTTCGAAAGAGAAGTCAGTTTCGAGGAATTCTTCGTAATCTTTGCGCTGCTTGTCGTTCATGATCTCGTAAATGAGACTGTGAACCTGCTTGTGCTGCATGGGCGGCAAATTAATCCGGCGCACATCGCCGTCTACGCGTATCATGGGCGGCAGGCCGGAAGACAGATGCAAGTCAGACGCCCCTTGTTTCGCGGAGAATGCCAATAATTCGGTAATATCCATACAACAGCCTTATTCTTTTTGAACCATTTGATGAATTCAGCGGCAAACCGGTCAGAGAATGTGCGGCCGGCGCCCGATCCTATCCAGTATATGCACAAGATTGCCGACAAACTAATGCAGGTCACCGCCCGTTTGCAACAGGCAAGCCAACAGGCAGGCCGTGGCCGTGATGCGGTGCGCCTTTTGGCGGTATCGAAAACCCGCCCGGCCGACGACATCCGGGCGGCATACGCCTGTGGTCAACGGGACTTTGGCGAAAACTACCTGCAGGAGGCGCTCGACAAACAGGCGCAACTCGCCGATCTGGCCCTGAGCTGGCATTTCATCGGGCCGATCCAGTCCAACAAAACCCGCCCTATCGCGCAAGCGTTTGACTGGGTGCACAGCGTGGATCGGCTCAAGATTGCCCAGCGCCTGAGCGATCAACGGCCCGAGGATCTGCCGCCATTGAACATCTGCCTGC
This region of Simiduia agarivorans SA1 = DSM 21679 genomic DNA includes:
- a CDS encoding type IV pilus twitching motility protein PilT gives rise to the protein MDITELLAFSAKQGASDLHLSSGLPPMIRVDGDVRRINLPPMQHKQVHSLIYEIMNDKQRKDYEEFLETDFSFEVPGVARFRVNAFNQNRGAGAVFRTIPSKVLTMEELGMGQVFRDICNTPRGICLVTGPTGSGKSTTLAAMVDYINDNKYQHILTIEDPIEFVHESKKCLINQREVHRDTHGFSAALRSALREDPDIILVGEMRDLETIKLALEAAETGHLVFGTLHTQSAAKTIDRIIDVFPAAEKAMVRSMLSESLQAVISQTLMKKNGGGRVAAHEIMRGTPAIRNLIREDKVAQMYSAIQTGASVGMQTMDQCLADLVARRVIARDVAREKAKIPENF
- a CDS encoding YggS family pyridoxal phosphate-dependent enzyme, translating into MHKIADKLMQVTARLQQASQQAGRGRDAVRLLAVSKTRPADDIRAAYACGQRDFGENYLQEALDKQAQLADLALSWHFIGPIQSNKTRPIAQAFDWVHSVDRLKIAQRLSDQRPEDLPPLNICLQVNIDGEATKSGAAPADLPALAQAVNQLPRLKLRGLMAIPTPSDDPTQQRQAFGRLAQLMTDTNQRQGLQMDTLSMGMSGDLEAAIAEGATWVRVGTDIFGARQ